DNA from Bradyrhizobium diazoefficiens USDA 110:
GGCTCAGGCGGCAATTTGATGTCGCTGCTCTTCACTTTCTCTTCAAGAAAATCGACGCGGAGATATGCTGTGTCCCTTGTTCTGACCGACAGGCTGCCGCTGCGCACGCGATCCAGAAATTGACGCTGCGTTGCCCCGGCTCGATTCGGATCAGTGAGCTTTTCGTCGTTGCCGCGCGCAGCATCGAACCAGCGAAGCTGGCATGCGCCGCCGCCCGGTTCGATGATCCGGCACGTCCCTCGCGGCGCGAACGATGCGATCGACCGTACCTCACGGCACGCACACTGGCACTGCGGTTCTGGGCTCGTTCGGCATTGCTCGTCCTGCGCGCGGAGCGAAACGATTGATGAGCAATACACAACTGGAAGAAGCGCGAGAATTCGTAGCCGTCCCATTGTCTATCCCCGGATCTCCGACGAAAGCCGGCCAGTCCTACCCGACCAACGGCCATCGCGGTAGTTGTGGACCTTATCATGCACGCCCTCTGCTGAACACATGCTTATCGTATTCCGGAGCCTGCGGGCGCTACGAGTGAACCGAGGGCAGCCGGTCTACGGAACGCTATGCAACCAGAGGCGCCGTGTCACGCACTCGCGCTAGCGTGTAGCTGACATTGGTAATAGCGACGCTATCCCATTCCTGGCCGGTTTCGTTGGTTTGATCGCATCGGCATCGCGTATGACATGCAATTCGTTTCTTTGCATCAGCGAGATACATCGCGGAATGACCATATGCATTCGCCGATGGATCCCAATAAAAGATCAAATCTCCGGCGGCGAGTTGAGAAAGCTTGTTCGCAGTTTGCGTGTGATTTGCCTTTTCGAGTATTGTTTCGATCAATCCGTCCTCGGTCAGTGTGCTGAACAATCGACGGGCGCTGATGACCCCATAGATCGCAGACGGGAAATCCCGGCGTATTGGCAGTCCGCCGCCGGCCTCGTTTGCCTCATGTCCAAGGCAGCATGAGAGAAAGTGGGCGCAATCATCGACATTGTCGATCTCCATCCCATCTGGTCGGCGCGCTGTTTCGTTAGTGTCAGTGCGGACGAAGATGGTCCCGTTCGGAACCTTAACGTAAGGAGTTGCTTCGCGAACGCCGATGTATCCATCAGAGCATGACTTCGTCCAATACTTGCGGGCGTACGCGAGCGCCTTGGTACGATCGTATGTCATTTTACCTCGTTATGTGCTCAGTTAAAAAACAGATCGAAGCAATGTCATTTACGACGACGTAGAAGACGTACGCAGGCATGCGATGGTATTCGAATCGGCACGCCGGCCATCCTTCCGATCAGCTCTCGGATTTCTCGAAGTCAGCCTTGGCCGAAGGCAGCTGGCCGCCGCCTGTTCGATCCACCTTGACGAGAAATCCGAACGCGTGACCCGAATCCGCTCCTGCCGGTCCGTTGCCGGCAAACGGCCAGAGAAACATTCCGCGCCGGCGAACGTGACCTGCGACCAAGTCGCTGAGCAGATCGGGATACTCGATCGCTTGGGGCAGTGGCGCCGTCGCAAACAGCGTTGTGCCGACGGCAGCGTCCACACGTTGCAGGGTTGCGAGCCCATACGTGGCGGCCGGCGGTGGTAGCACCGGTTGGGCAATGACGCCGACATTAAGTGTCAGTTGTTCTTTGTCGGCTGCTTCGTTGTTCACCGTGACCTGCAACCGGTCACCCGCCTTCAATTTTGCGGGCACGTCGGCCGACGGGCTTTTCGGATCAACGGGCTCTCGCAGCGCGGAGAGCGGAATCGCATAGATTTCGCAACCTTCCACGACATAACGCGAACCAGGGAATTTGGGGTTCGAGGGTTTGGCCTCGGTCGCCGCGATTTGCAGTGATCGCGACGGTCCGCCGTCGCCCGGCACGACCTGAACGATCAACGCCCAGGAGCCCGCAGGCTTTTCGACCTTCGTGTTGAGGCCTTTTTGCCGCTTCCAGAACGCCAAATGGATCGTCGCGGCAGGATCATATTCGGCCCGATCGACCGCAAGGACGTGCGGTACGTCTCCGATACCGACCTGATTGCTGGACGTTGGGCCGCCGAGTTCGCGATCATAGGCCGGATCGCCGAACGCCAGCGTGAACGTCTTGACTGGCAGCCATCGCTGCCGGCTCGGGATGTGCGGCAGGTCGAAAACCAGAACATGCGGCGGACCGGGCAGAAGCTGATTGACGGTTCCGGTTTCAAGCTGTGCAGAGCCGGATCCATTTATCGACGGATCGCCTTCATTCGCCTGATTGGGCCGCGTGCCGCGGATCGTTATCCGTACCGGTGTGTCTGCCGAGGAATCGCGAAGCGCCTGCGCGACGGCTGCCTGCGCCGCGTCACGCGCCGGTCCCTCGACGATGAAATCGATCATCAAGCGTGTTGGTCTGGGTCCGCTTGAAGGAAGCGGTGCCCAAATCATTTGGGTGAATACGACAATGATGTCCCCAACCCTGAGCTCAACCCGTGGACGCCGCTTCTCGGTCTGTGAAGGCAGGAGGCCGATCCGTGCCAGTGCGACGTGAGCGGCGGGATCGGGCCCGGTCAGATCAGTTGGCACGGTTGCGATCAGGCGGAGTCTTCCGTCCCAATCGGCCGAAAGACGCCCGTGATCTGGATTCTCCACGCGGATCGTCACGGCATGTGGGCTCCGCGTATCGCCTGTCAGGTGGCGATCGAAGCGTACGACTTGCGCCGGCCCCGCGACAACCTTGAAGGTTTTCAGATTCTTCGCGCCATCGATCTCGTCCATCGAGAGGTAAGTCTTGCGCCGGATCGCCAGGTCGGAGATTTCGGGGAGCGCCGATGATCGCGGGGCTCGAACCTGGCGTAGGGTTAGGGGTCCACGCCAGGCCGGGCGACCGAACCGGCTGAAATCCTTGTCGAACGGCACCATGAACGATGTCAGCAGTACGCCCTCAAACTGCGAGAGCATGACACCAGGCCGTTGTCCGGTGACAGTGGCTTCGATCGCGCCCGGAAGCATCGGCGCGAGACCGGCACGGTCCGCCGATTTGGCGGCTTCAGGCAGCGGATTTCGAGCCTGACCGAACGCCGCGGCGATCGCGTCAATGGTCGGCGCGCGGGCTCGCGGAGGAGCCAGCACGGAATGCCGGTCGGGTGGGGCGCGCAGACTCTTTGCGGCACGGCGACGGAATGCAACCCGTTGTCCGGCCGTGATGAAGGCGCTCTCGCGCATTTCTGCGGCATCGGCCGGGAGATAGCCGCCTTCAACAGTCTGGTCAGGAGCGCCGGTCGGGTCGTGCTGGATCTCGTCATCCGCAATCGCGCTGCGGTTCCATGCGATTGCTGGCCATGCCAAGCCCCGCACGCGCCCCGCCCAGGCGTGCTGCTCGTTGCGGCGAACTTCTTCCTCGCCAAGACTGACCTGCGCT
Protein-coding regions in this window:
- a CDS encoding amidase domain-containing protein, which encodes MTYDRTKALAYARKYWTKSCSDGYIGVREATPYVKVPNGTIFVRTDTNETARRPDGMEIDNVDDCAHFLSCCLGHEANEAGGGLPIRRDFPSAIYGVISARRLFSTLTEDGLIETILEKANHTQTANKLSQLAAGDLIFYWDPSANAYGHSAMYLADAKKRIACHTRCRCDQTNETGQEWDSVAITNVSYTLARVRDTAPLVA